One genomic region from Actinocatenispora thailandica encodes:
- a CDS encoding D-Ala-D-Ala carboxypeptidase family metallohydrolase, protein MTDRSPFAPSRRRLLRTAAAGVLAVGAGAVAGPLLAAPAQAYPWGGTLRQGASGTAVRELQIRVAGWAASSAAKVYIAVDGQFGPATFGAVERFQRAYGLAVDGVVGPNTQAKLNALAKGDGSTAHFAWSEMWDSYTSSFAGGAVSAASAQENVRRTMYKLEALRVKIGNLPIHINSGFRNKQHNADVGGIVGSMHTYGAAADMYVAGLANRVIYQHAETCGFSGLERYTIDHQHVDSQAEFGRSWWWESGVI, encoded by the coding sequence ATGACGGACAGATCCCCGTTCGCACCATCCCGCCGGCGACTGCTGCGTACCGCGGCCGCCGGCGTGCTGGCCGTCGGCGCCGGTGCCGTGGCCGGACCGCTGCTCGCCGCGCCGGCCCAGGCGTACCCGTGGGGCGGCACGCTGCGCCAGGGCGCCTCCGGTACGGCCGTGCGGGAACTGCAGATCCGGGTCGCCGGCTGGGCCGCGTCGTCCGCCGCGAAGGTCTACATCGCGGTGGACGGGCAGTTCGGCCCGGCCACCTTCGGTGCGGTGGAACGGTTCCAGCGCGCGTACGGGCTGGCCGTCGACGGCGTCGTCGGCCCGAACACCCAGGCCAAGCTGAACGCGCTGGCCAAGGGCGACGGCTCCACCGCGCACTTCGCCTGGAGCGAGATGTGGGACAGCTACACGTCGAGCTTCGCCGGTGGTGCGGTCAGCGCCGCGAGCGCGCAGGAGAACGTCCGGCGGACCATGTACAAGCTGGAGGCGCTGCGGGTCAAGATCGGCAACCTGCCGATCCACATCAACTCCGGCTTCCGCAACAAGCAGCACAACGCCGATGTCGGCGGCATCGTGGGCAGCATGCACACCTACGGCGCGGCGGCCGACATGTACGTGGCCGGCCTCGCCAACCGGGTCATCTACCAGCACGCCGAGACCTGCGGCTTCTCCGGGCTGGAGCGGTACACCATCGACCACCAGCACGTGGACAGCCAGGCCGAGTTCGGCCGCAGCTGGTGGTGGGAGTCCGGCGTCATCTGA